A segment of the Nostoc sp. TCL26-01 genome:
CTGAGATAATTTGTTGTTAATTTATGGGATGATGGGTAAGGATTTTATGATTATTTGAGGAAAGGGAGTGGAGAAGTTAGTTAAGTTGGTATTAGTAACTATTTTGTTATTAATTAGTACTGTGAGTTTACCTGCGATCGCCCAAGATAAACCTGATGGGGCGCAAATATTTAGTGTTCATTGTGCGGGATGTCATATTAATGGCGGCAATATTATTCGTCGGGGGAAGAATTTACAAAAAAAAGCTTTGAAAAAATATGGTATGGATTCGTTAGCAGCAGTCCAATCGATTGTAACTAATGGTAAAAATAATATGTCAGCCTACAAAGACCGTTTGCGTGTCGAGGAAATTCAAGCAGTGGCAAGTTATGTTTTGGAACAAGCAGAGAAAGGTTGGCGATAATTAATTCAAAATACAAAATTAAAAAACAATGATGTTATCAGCAGAGAGTCGTTTACAATTTACATCTGATTTAAATATTTGTCGGATATTAAATGGTATGTGGCAAG
Coding sequences within it:
- the petJ gene encoding cytochrome c6 PetJ produces the protein MEKLVKLVLVTILLLISTVSLPAIAQDKPDGAQIFSVHCAGCHINGGNIIRRGKNLQKKALKKYGMDSLAAVQSIVTNGKNNMSAYKDRLRVEEIQAVASYVLEQAEKGWR